In Candidatus Paceibacterota bacterium, one genomic interval encodes:
- a CDS encoding O-acetylhomoserine aminocarboxypropyltransferase/cysteine synthase encodes MSISSKNLSTQALHAGQVPDPTTGARAVPLYQTTSFVFKDSDHAANLFALKEFGNIYTRIMNPTTDVFEQRIAAIEGGTGALAVASGQAASTLALLNITQVGDEIVSANNLYGGTYQLFHYTLPKMGRTVKFVDSQKPEAFRQAITPKTRAVFAETIGNPKLDVPDFEALAKIAHGAGVPLLVDNTVGVGLVRPIDYGADVIVSSATKYIGGHGTSIGGVIVDAGKFKWDNGKFPEFTEPDPSYHGLKFWDVFGNFPGLGNVAYIIKARVQLLRDIGACLSPFNAFLFLQGLETLPLRQRQHSENALEVAQWLKQHPLVSWVIYPGLPDNPNYKLAARYLKRGFGGILGFGIKGGLEAGRKFINSVQLFSHLANIGDGKSLVIHPASTTHQQLSAKEQAETGVTPDYVRLCIGLEDAADIKADLDQALKASQK; translated from the coding sequence ATGAGTATTTCATCCAAGAACCTCAGCACGCAGGCATTGCATGCCGGCCAGGTTCCTGATCCGACGACCGGGGCACGTGCCGTGCCGCTTTATCAGACCACATCGTTTGTCTTCAAGGACTCGGACCATGCGGCAAACCTGTTCGCCCTGAAGGAGTTCGGGAACATCTACACGCGGATCATGAACCCGACGACCGACGTGTTCGAGCAGCGGATCGCCGCGATCGAGGGCGGCACCGGCGCGCTGGCGGTGGCGTCCGGGCAGGCGGCGAGCACGCTGGCGTTGCTGAACATTACCCAGGTGGGCGACGAGATTGTGTCGGCAAACAACCTTTACGGGGGCACCTACCAGCTCTTTCACTATACGCTGCCCAAGATGGGCCGGACGGTGAAGTTCGTGGACTCGCAGAAGCCGGAGGCGTTTCGGCAGGCCATAACGCCGAAGACGCGGGCGGTGTTTGCGGAGACGATCGGCAACCCGAAGCTGGACGTGCCGGATTTCGAGGCGCTGGCGAAAATTGCGCATGGGGCGGGCGTGCCGCTGCTGGTGGATAACACGGTCGGGGTGGGTTTGGTGCGGCCGATTGATTATGGCGCGGACGTCATCGTGAGCTCGGCGACGAAGTATATCGGCGGCCACGGCACGTCCATCGGCGGGGTGATCGTGGACGCGGGCAAGTTCAAGTGGGACAACGGGAAGTTCCCGGAGTTCACGGAGCCGGACCCGAGCTACCACGGGCTGAAGTTCTGGGACGTGTTCGGCAATTTCCCGGGCCTGGGCAATGTGGCCTATATCATCAAGGCGCGGGTGCAACTGCTGCGGGATATCGGCGCCTGCCTGAGCCCGTTCAACGCGTTCCTGTTCCTGCAGGGGCTGGAGACGCTGCCGCTGCGGCAGCGGCAGCATTCGGAGAATGCGCTCGAGGTGGCGCAGTGGCTCAAGCAGCATCCGCTGGTGAGCTGGGTGATCTACCCCGGGCTGCCGGACAACCCGAACTACAAGCTCGCGGCCAGATACCTGAAGCGGGGCTTTGGCGGCATCCTGGGTTTCGGCATCAAGGGCGGCCTGGAAGCGGGCCGGAAGTTTATCAACTCAGTGCAGCTGTTTTCGCACCTGGCGAACATCGGCGACGGCAAGAGCCTGGTGATTCATCCCGCGTCCACCACGCACCAGCAGTTGAGCGCGAAGGAGCAGGCCGAGACGGGCGTCACGCCGGACTACGTGCGGCTGTGCATCGGGCTCGAAGACGCAGCGGACATCAAAGCCGACCTTGACCAGGCGCTCAAGGCCTCGCAGAAGTGA
- the tnpA gene encoding IS200/IS605 family transposase: MPQSLAQILAHLVFSTKNREAVLPDDIRGELHAYIGGIVANQNGTLLKAGSVADHIHLLIAMPRTCSPADLVQEIKTGSSKWVKTKADRYARFHWQGGYGIFSISPSHRTALEEYIGHQAEHHRVVTFQEEYRRLLQKYGVAYDERYVWD; this comes from the coding sequence ATGCCGCAATCCCTCGCCCAAATCCTCGCGCATCTGGTCTTCTCCACCAAGAACCGGGAGGCGGTCCTGCCCGATGACATCCGCGGTGAACTCCACGCCTACATCGGCGGCATCGTGGCGAACCAAAACGGGACGCTGCTCAAGGCTGGCTCCGTCGCCGACCACATCCACCTGCTGATCGCCATGCCTCGCACCTGTTCGCCCGCCGATCTGGTGCAGGAGATCAAGACCGGCTCATCCAAATGGGTCAAAACGAAGGCGGATCGCTACGCCCGCTTTCACTGGCAGGGAGGCTACGGCATCTTCTCGATCAGCCCTTCCCACCGCACGGCGCTTGAGGAATACATTGGCCATCAGGCCGAGCATCACCGGGTCGTGACGTTCCAGGAGGAATACCGGCGTTTGCTCCAAAAATACGGCGTCGCATACGATGAACGTTATGTGTGGGATTGA
- a CDS encoding immunoglobulin domain-containing protein, which yields MLHPIPDRARGPLSLRMRGLQLTALGVFLLLGCTVPQARAAAALDDLTGPWQLLVDDYPVLFKTNVVRTYHAFQKYANNPVVVADRPWEEMVYIYGTVLPNETRTGYRMWYQTLRPSDESNEGSLQLYATSTNGIHWTKPILNLRSWHGSTANNMFFIRSTLNGIVSVMHTPWESDPGRAYQFMNFDEPGYWAAWSPDGIHVTDSPTNPALPGGSDVGQFWWDPHKQLFRGYVKNAWYDWNGRKRRAVALTTTTNIASWPQESLILWPDAYDDRWIIPGSVQRTHFYGLSAFAYESMYLGFLWIFRATELDGEMPGYLIGPCFVELISSHDGVHWTRQEAPRPPILPLGPSGAWDDGMIFTARAPIVEGDFLKLWYGGCDQEHGMPLNITSGSIGLATLRKDGFASLDAAGTATGIILTKPLTSVGGALLVNYRAAGGSLKVEVLDEHNNVLPGYTQADCLALTGDSVAQAVAWTAHNELPANAPSISLRFILENASLYSFMAGESSALADVPTIIQQPDNQIVVPGGSASFTVVASAINPLSYRWQQNQVNLADGGHYSGCATPTLTITGADVADAALYRCVVTNLYGSVVSSPATLLVATNALGSVTLTSIPTLSGDTNNEARGMTPDGRFVAGLSGTGKGFLYDSASNTVVRPISSDGTAAGILTGVAYRTDSNQVPPRKQLVVSGLAANNNRFTTWMTANGGLSWGNRVQYPGGPKLPTVAVANSLAGTSSDVFYAVWTDEGTGDSDNWGLRVGRFSGPWPATPKWAQKDAAKPSTLQVNGVSSNGRGVGWRRDGTTGTYVNYIADWIDATGPVLWSSRGLDGTTAGQAYAVSADGTVVFGLSPPAVGGVTHNYGYKAVFDATMPGMAAQLSTGQLPNFPDTGGPTSLAIPYGCTADGRYAVGANYRGGIEKAVLWDTSGSNPTNWTVTDLTEVVAASGSSGIFARLARAHSIGTSAAGGLVIGGVGLTTNTPARTRAFLMTFVPPAAPVIPRPTVTISGSYTAGLTFSFPTIANPVVMYYLEYTTNLTPPIAWTAIGSTQGTGTHAILTDPNPTAVPRFYRIRVQ from the coding sequence ATGCTTCACCCCATTCCTGATCGCGCGCGCGGTCCGCTGTCCTTGCGCATGCGCGGTCTCCAGCTCACGGCGCTCGGTGTGTTTCTCCTGCTCGGTTGCACTGTCCCTCAAGCGCGGGCCGCTGCCGCGTTGGACGATTTGACCGGGCCGTGGCAATTGCTGGTGGACGACTATCCGGTCCTATTCAAGACCAACGTGGTTCGGACCTACCACGCTTTCCAGAAATACGCCAACAATCCCGTCGTGGTGGCGGACCGACCCTGGGAAGAAATGGTGTACATCTACGGCACCGTGCTGCCCAACGAAACCCGCACCGGCTACCGGATGTGGTATCAGACCTTGCGCCCCAGCGACGAAAGCAACGAAGGCAGCCTTCAGCTTTACGCCACCAGCACGAACGGCATCCACTGGACCAAGCCGATCCTCAACCTCCGTTCCTGGCACGGCTCCACCGCCAACAACATGTTTTTCATCCGCTCCACCCTCAACGGCATCGTCTCGGTCATGCACACGCCCTGGGAATCGGATCCCGGCCGGGCCTACCAGTTCATGAACTTCGATGAGCCCGGCTACTGGGCCGCGTGGTCGCCCGACGGCATTCACGTCACCGACTCGCCCACCAACCCCGCGCTCCCCGGTGGGAGCGACGTGGGCCAATTCTGGTGGGACCCCCATAAGCAGCTCTTCCGGGGCTACGTGAAGAACGCCTGGTATGACTGGAACGGGCGCAAGCGCCGCGCCGTGGCGCTCACCACCACCACCAACATCGCCAGCTGGCCGCAGGAATCCCTCATCCTCTGGCCCGACGCCTATGACGACCGTTGGATCATCCCGGGATCCGTTCAGCGGACGCATTTCTACGGATTGTCGGCCTTCGCCTATGAGTCCATGTATCTCGGGTTCCTCTGGATCTTTCGCGCGACTGAACTGGACGGCGAGATGCCCGGCTATCTCATCGGCCCGTGCTTTGTCGAGCTGATCAGCAGCCACGACGGGGTCCACTGGACCCGCCAGGAGGCGCCCCGGCCGCCGATTCTCCCTTTGGGACCATCCGGCGCGTGGGATGACGGCATGATCTTTACTGCCCGGGCGCCCATCGTCGAAGGCGACTTCCTCAAGCTGTGGTATGGCGGCTGCGACCAGGAGCACGGCATGCCGCTCAATATCACGTCCGGCTCAATCGGCCTGGCTACGTTGCGCAAGGATGGCTTTGCCTCCCTGGATGCGGCGGGGACGGCCACCGGGATCATCCTCACCAAGCCCCTCACCAGCGTCGGCGGAGCGCTGCTGGTCAACTACCGCGCGGCGGGCGGGTCGCTGAAGGTCGAGGTGCTTGACGAGCATAACAACGTGCTGCCGGGCTACACCCAGGCCGATTGCCTTGCGCTGACCGGCGACAGCGTCGCCCAGGCGGTAGCCTGGACGGCCCACAACGAGCTCCCCGCCAACGCGCCGTCCATCAGCCTGCGGTTTATCCTGGAGAACGCCTCGCTCTACTCGTTCATGGCGGGCGAATCCTCCGCCCTGGCCGACGTGCCGACCATCATCCAGCAGCCCGACAACCAAATCGTCGTGCCGGGCGGATCGGCCAGCTTCACCGTCGTTGCCTCCGCCATCAATCCCTTGAGCTACCGGTGGCAGCAAAACCAGGTCAACCTTGCCGATGGCGGACACTATTCCGGATGCGCGACGCCAACCCTGACGATCACCGGAGCGGATGTCGCTGACGCGGCCCTCTACCGCTGCGTGGTGACCAATCTCTACGGGAGTGTGGTCAGCAGCCCCGCAACCCTTCTGGTGGCAACCAACGCCCTTGGGTCGGTCACGCTGACCAGCATCCCGACGCTGTCAGGCGACACGAATAACGAAGCGCGCGGCATGACCCCGGACGGCAGATTTGTAGCAGGGCTGTCTGGCACGGGCAAAGGGTTCCTCTACGATTCAGCCAGCAACACGGTGGTCCGGCCTATCAGTTCCGATGGTACTGCGGCTGGAATCCTGACCGGCGTAGCCTATCGCACAGATTCCAACCAGGTTCCGCCGCGGAAGCAACTTGTCGTTTCCGGCCTTGCGGCGAATAACAACCGGTTTACCACATGGATGACTGCCAATGGTGGGCTGAGTTGGGGCAACCGGGTTCAGTATCCTGGCGGTCCAAAATTGCCAACGGTTGCCGTGGCCAACAGCCTGGCGGGGACGTCGTCGGACGTCTTCTATGCGGTGTGGACCGACGAAGGGACAGGAGATTCTGACAACTGGGGGCTGCGGGTTGGGCGATTCTCAGGGCCATGGCCGGCAACGCCGAAGTGGGCGCAAAAGGATGCCGCAAAGCCCAGCACACTTCAGGTGAACGGCGTTTCAAGCAACGGGCGGGGCGTAGGCTGGCGGAGAGATGGAACCACGGGGACCTATGTCAATTATATAGCCGATTGGATAGACGCTACCGGGCCGGTTCTCTGGAGTTCCCGCGGCTTGGATGGCACCACGGCGGGACAGGCCTACGCGGTCAGCGCCGACGGCACAGTTGTCTTTGGCCTGTCGCCGCCCGCGGTCGGCGGGGTGACCCACAACTATGGTTACAAAGCGGTGTTCGATGCGACAATGCCAGGGATGGCGGCGCAATTAAGCACAGGCCAATTGCCCAACTTCCCGGACACCGGGGGTCCGACCAGCCTTGCGATTCCATACGGCTGCACAGCGGACGGGAGATACGCCGTGGGCGCCAACTACCGCGGCGGGATCGAGAAAGCCGTCCTCTGGGACACGAGCGGCTCCAACCCGACGAATTGGACGGTCACGGATTTGACGGAGGTGGTTGCGGCGAGCGGGTCTTCAGGCATCTTCGCGCGGTTGGCCCGCGCGCACAGCATTGGCACGAGCGCGGCGGGCGGCCTGGTGATTGGGGGTGTGGGCCTAACCACCAACACCCCGGCAAGAACCCGCGCTTTCCTGATGACGTTTGTTCCACCGGCAGCCCCGGTCATCCCCCGGCCAACGGTGACCATTTCAGGCTCCTACACTGCCGGCCTCACCTTCAGCTTCCCGACCATCGCCAATCCCGTTGTCATGTATTACCTCGAATACACGACCAACCTCACCCCACCGATTGCCTGGACTGCAATTGGCTCCACGCAGGGAACTGGAACCCATGCAATCCTCACCGATCCCAACCCGACTGCCGTTCCCCGCTTCTATCGTATCCGCGTCCAGTAG
- a CDS encoding uroporphyrinogen decarboxylase family protein has protein sequence MAEIAEVNMSANCFNQLVFASSQRLALPIATYPGLALIGATVRQAVNDPQVQYDAVAALHGRYQTPFVLSAMDLSAEAEAFGCTLHVSDNEIPSVTGRLVTNLEQVAKLAVPQPGDRRTAVYLETVRRLRKLPSRPLVLGGCIGPFSLASRLVGVSEALELTLAEPELMAAVLEKSTAFLVGYARAFKEAGASGLIMAEPAAGLLSPRGVSAHSSGYIKRIAAAMAGEGFALILHNCAARLVHLPAILETGLSAFHFGAPMALPAALAKVDPEVVLCGNLDPASVFCQAGAAEVHTRTAQLLSSVAAHRNCVLSSGCDVPAAAPLANLDAFYAAVKGS, from the coding sequence GTGGCTGAAATAGCGGAAGTCAACATGTCCGCAAACTGCTTCAACCAACTGGTTTTCGCCTCGTCCCAGCGCCTGGCGCTGCCGATTGCGACCTACCCCGGCCTGGCGCTGATTGGCGCGACCGTGCGGCAGGCGGTTAACGATCCCCAAGTCCAATACGACGCCGTGGCGGCGTTGCATGGTCGCTACCAGACACCGTTCGTGCTGTCGGCCATGGACCTCAGCGCGGAGGCGGAGGCCTTCGGTTGCACGCTGCATGTGTCGGACAATGAGATTCCGTCTGTAACAGGGCGGTTGGTGACGAACCTGGAGCAGGTCGCGAAGCTGGCCGTGCCCCAACCCGGCGACCGGCGCACCGCGGTGTACCTGGAGACCGTGAGGCGTTTGCGGAAGCTTCCATCCCGACCGCTGGTGCTGGGTGGCTGCATCGGGCCGTTTTCGCTGGCCTCCCGATTGGTGGGCGTCAGCGAGGCGCTGGAACTGACATTGGCCGAGCCGGAGCTGATGGCCGCGGTGCTGGAGAAGAGCACGGCCTTTCTGGTCGGTTACGCGCGCGCTTTCAAGGAAGCCGGGGCAAGTGGCTTGATCATGGCCGAGCCGGCCGCTGGGCTCCTGTCGCCGCGCGGCGTATCCGCCCATTCCTCCGGGTATATCAAACGCATCGCCGCGGCAATGGCGGGCGAGGGATTCGCGTTGATTCTGCACAACTGCGCCGCCCGGCTGGTGCACCTGCCCGCGATTCTGGAGACGGGCTTGAGCGCCTTCCACTTCGGCGCGCCGATGGCTCTGCCGGCAGCGTTGGCCAAGGTTGACCCGGAGGTGGTGCTGTGCGGGAATCTCGACCCCGCCAGTGTATTCTGCCAGGCCGGGGCGGCCGAAGTGCACACGCGCACCGCGCAACTCTTGTCGAGTGTTGCGGCGCATCGCAATTGTGTGCTTTCCTCCGGTTGTGATGTGCCAGCCGCCGCGCCGCTGGCGAATCTGGACGCGTTCTATGCGGCGGTGAAAGGCTCTTGA
- the lysA gene encoding diaminopimelate decarboxylase: protein MHYFHYEGNRLCCEGIAVETLARKFGTPLYIYSQRTLTEHFQALDQALAGVDHLVCFAVKSNSNQSVLRTLARLRGGFDIVSGGELQRVIAAGGDPRRCAFAGVGKTEEEIAFALRQGVYTFNAESEPELERINRVAARLNKRAPVAVRVNPDVEAHTHKKITTGTYENKFGIALEQIEGVYARASKLRHLRLRGVQMHIGSQITEVRPFEQAVRKVLPLVTRLKERHGLEFFSLGGGLGIVYQPALASGPATWWNSAAARRIITPRKYAARLLPLLKPLGLRILIEPGRFISGNAGILVTRVEYLKRTGRKNFLIVDAAMNDLIRPAFYEAYHEIVPLTRKRGAWVSSDVVGPICESGDFFCQDRPLPRTAQGDYLALMSAGAYGCVMASNYNTRPLAAEVMVKGNRAALVRARQPVKAIWSGEMVAPWLK from the coding sequence ATGCATTACTTTCATTATGAGGGCAACCGGCTCTGCTGCGAGGGCATTGCGGTCGAAACCCTTGCCCGGAAGTTCGGCACGCCGCTTTATATCTACTCGCAACGCACGCTGACGGAACATTTCCAGGCCCTGGACCAGGCCTTGGCCGGGGTGGACCACCTGGTCTGCTTCGCCGTAAAGTCCAACTCCAACCAGTCCGTGCTGCGCACGCTGGCCCGTCTCCGCGGCGGATTCGACATTGTCAGCGGGGGCGAACTGCAACGGGTGATCGCGGCTGGCGGCGATCCGCGGCGATGCGCGTTTGCGGGCGTGGGCAAGACGGAGGAGGAGATCGCGTTTGCGCTGCGGCAGGGCGTCTATACGTTCAACGCGGAGAGCGAGCCGGAGCTGGAGCGCATCAACCGTGTGGCGGCGCGGCTGAACAAGCGGGCGCCGGTGGCAGTGCGCGTGAATCCGGACGTGGAGGCGCACACACACAAGAAGATCACCACCGGCACCTACGAAAACAAGTTTGGCATCGCGTTGGAGCAGATCGAGGGCGTTTATGCGCGCGCGAGCAAGCTGCGGCATTTGCGCCTGCGCGGGGTCCAGATGCATATCGGCTCCCAGATCACGGAGGTCCGTCCGTTCGAGCAGGCGGTGCGCAAAGTGCTGCCGCTGGTGACGCGGCTGAAGGAGCGGCATGGTCTGGAGTTCTTCAGCCTCGGGGGCGGGCTGGGCATCGTCTATCAGCCGGCCCTGGCGAGCGGGCCCGCCACGTGGTGGAACTCGGCCGCGGCCCGGCGCATCATAACGCCCCGGAAGTACGCGGCCCGGCTGCTGCCGCTGCTCAAGCCGCTCGGCCTGCGGATACTGATCGAGCCGGGGCGGTTTATCTCCGGCAACGCGGGCATCCTGGTCACGCGAGTCGAGTACTTGAAGCGCACCGGGCGGAAGAACTTCCTAATTGTGGATGCGGCGATGAATGATCTCATCCGCCCTGCCTTCTACGAGGCCTATCACGAGATTGTGCCGCTGACCCGGAAGCGGGGCGCATGGGTGAGCTCCGATGTGGTTGGCCCGATTTGCGAGTCAGGCGATTTCTTCTGCCAGGATCGGCCACTGCCAAGGACGGCGCAGGGCGATTATTTGGCACTAATGAGCGCCGGGGCGTATGGTTGTGTCATGGCCTCGAACTACAACACGCGCCCGCTGGCGGCAGAAGTCATGGTCAAAGGCAACCGGGCCGCGCTGGTGCGGGCGCGCCAGCCGGTCAAGGCGATCTGGAGCGGCGAAATGGTTGCGCCGTGGCTGAAATAG
- a CDS encoding polysaccharide deacetylase family protein, with protein MRRHIWLVAMACAGMAGPPVGLAQFATSGTAIGRQDLELREGGIVRGPTSSRRMAIVFTGHHFAEGGKTILNELARHKARGSFFLTGDFLTNASFRPLIRRIVTKGHYLGPHSDKHLLYCPWEGPRRTLISRAEFQADLESNLLKIERFGVKRAQIRYFMPPYEHYNREIVDWSSAMGLTLVNYTPGTRSNADYTGEADKNFVSSKVIFESIIRKEQQDSNGLNGFILLLHIGAGPGRTDKFSLRFGELLDYLAAKGYRFVRVDELLSPR; from the coding sequence ATGAGGAGACACATCTGGCTGGTGGCGATGGCCTGCGCGGGAATGGCGGGGCCGCCAGTCGGCCTGGCGCAGTTTGCGACGAGCGGAACCGCCATTGGCCGGCAGGATTTGGAGTTGCGGGAGGGAGGCATCGTGCGGGGGCCGACGTCGTCCCGAAGAATGGCGATCGTCTTCACCGGGCACCACTTTGCGGAGGGCGGAAAGACAATTCTGAACGAACTGGCAAGGCACAAGGCGCGCGGTTCGTTCTTCCTTACGGGAGACTTCCTGACCAATGCCAGTTTCCGGCCGCTGATCAGGCGCATTGTGACGAAAGGCCACTACCTGGGACCCCACTCCGACAAGCACCTGCTCTATTGCCCCTGGGAAGGCCCCAGGCGAACCCTGATCTCCCGCGCCGAGTTTCAGGCGGACCTGGAGAGCAACCTGCTGAAGATTGAGCGGTTTGGTGTGAAGCGCGCGCAGATTCGCTATTTCATGCCGCCGTATGAGCACTACAACCGCGAGATTGTGGACTGGTCCAGCGCGATGGGCCTGACCCTGGTGAACTATACCCCCGGCACGCGCTCGAACGCCGATTACACGGGTGAGGCCGACAAGAACTTCGTCTCGTCGAAGGTCATCTTCGAGAGCATCATCCGCAAAGAGCAGCAGGACTCGAACGGCCTGAATGGATTTATCCTGCTGTTGCACATCGGCGCCGGGCCGGGCCGCACGGACAAGTTTTCGCTGCGCTTTGGCGAGCTGCTCGACTATTTGGCGGCCAAGGGGTACCGCTTCGTCCGCGTGGATGAACTGCTCAGTCCGCGTTAG
- a CDS encoding DEAD/DEAH box helicase, translated as MPFTKFGLSAPIIQGVRAMGYIEPTPIQLRAIPLILAGRDVIGSAQTGTGKTAAFALPILSKLGQHQPQPRLLVLEPTRELAAQVETAIHDFARFTNLRTAVVFGGVGYGRQLDALRDGVDVLVATPGRLLDHMHRGTCKLDRVQFVVLDEADRMLDMGFLPDVRRLLDRCPRDRHTSLFSATIPPEIETLIQWAMRNPQTIEIGVRRSPKDTVKHVIYPVSDFQKTDLVLELLRRVNYDSVIVFCRTKHGADRVAGLLKRNNHAVAVLHSNRTQREREQALRGFRDGRFEVLVATDIAARGLDIADVSHVINYDVPQHPEDYIHRIGRTGRMEAKGDAFTLMVAEDTRHVNAIERFISQKIPRVKLENFDYRYTALFEQDKPGQPHGGGGRVRGARVRGGYFYGPARRRR; from the coding sequence ATGCCATTTACTAAGTTTGGTCTTTCCGCCCCCATCATCCAGGGGGTGCGAGCGATGGGATACATCGAACCGACACCGATTCAGCTCCGCGCCATCCCGCTGATCCTCGCCGGAAGAGACGTGATCGGAAGCGCGCAGACCGGGACGGGCAAGACCGCCGCGTTCGCGTTGCCGATCTTGTCAAAGCTTGGGCAGCACCAGCCGCAGCCCCGCCTGCTGGTCCTTGAACCGACGCGCGAGCTGGCCGCGCAGGTCGAGACCGCCATTCACGATTTCGCCCGCTTCACCAATTTGCGCACCGCCGTCGTCTTTGGCGGCGTCGGCTATGGCCGTCAGTTGGACGCTCTGCGCGACGGCGTGGATGTGCTGGTGGCGACGCCCGGCCGGCTGCTCGATCATATGCACCGCGGCACGTGCAAGCTCGATCGAGTCCAGTTTGTGGTGCTGGACGAGGCCGACCGCATGCTCGACATGGGTTTCCTGCCGGATGTGCGCCGCCTTCTCGACCGCTGCCCCCGCGACCGCCACACCTCGCTGTTCTCCGCCACCATCCCGCCGGAGATCGAGACGCTGATCCAGTGGGCCATGCGAAATCCGCAGACTATCGAGATTGGCGTACGCCGCAGCCCCAAGGACACCGTCAAACATGTGATCTACCCGGTGTCCGATTTCCAGAAGACCGACCTGGTTCTGGAGCTTCTCCGGCGCGTGAACTACGACTCGGTAATTGTCTTTTGCCGCACCAAGCACGGCGCCGACCGGGTCGCGGGGCTGTTGAAACGGAACAATCATGCCGTGGCGGTGCTGCACTCAAACCGCACCCAGCGCGAGCGCGAGCAGGCGTTGCGCGGCTTTCGTGATGGCCGCTTCGAAGTGCTCGTCGCCACCGACATCGCCGCTCGCGGGCTGGACATTGCCGACGTGAGCCACGTAATCAACTACGACGTGCCGCAGCATCCGGAAGACTACATTCACCGCATCGGCCGCACCGGGCGGATGGAAGCCAAGGGCGACGCCTTCACCCTGATGGTGGCAGAAGACACCCGGCACGTGAACGCCATCGAGCGCTTTATCAGCCAGAAGATTCCGCGCGTGAAGCTGGAGAACTTCGACTACCGCTACACCGCGCTGTTTGAGCAAGACAAGCCGGGCCAGCCGCATGGTGGCGGGGGCCGGGTGCGGGGGGCGCGCGTCCGGGGCGGGTATTTCTACGGGCCAGCGCGCCGCCGGCGCTGA